A single window of Terriglobia bacterium DNA harbors:
- a CDS encoding twin-arginine translocase TatA/TatE family subunit yields the protein MGSLGLPELIIIGVIALLIFGPKKLPELGSGLGKAIRDFKGAMNEMNEPAKAEPQAKEEKKEEKKEEKKEEVTTKTT from the coding sequence ATGGGTTCACTAGGGCTTCCCGAGCTGATTATCATCGGGGTTATTGCGCTTCTGATTTTCGGGCCTAAAAAGCTGCCGGAACTGGGTAGCGGATTAGGCAAAGCCATCCGCGACTTCAAAGGTGCGATGAATGAGATGAACGAGCCGGCCAAAGCGGAGCCGCAGGCGAAGGAAGAAAAGAAGGAAGAGAAAAAAGAAGAAAAGAAGGAAGAAGTAACCACAAAAACCACATAA
- a CDS encoding efflux RND transporter periplasmic adaptor subunit: MIRNALITILALTVVGGVVYSGIAPRLRADDELRTETTRLAARTVTVIEPKRGTLTQEITLPANIQPYTDAPIYARTDGYLKHWYADIGAHVKAGQLLAEIDTPEIDHQVAQARADFATAQTNMHLSDITSARLQDLIKTDAVSKQEVDNAVSDFQAKKSMTESARAALKRLEETQSFEKIFAPFDGVITARSTDIGALITSGSSTTKELFHITATDRMRVYVNVPEAYSQAAKPGLVADLTLQEFPGRKFRAAFTTTSEAIDPASHTLLVQFDVPNPAGELLPGSYAEIHLKLASSASTFILPINALLFRSEGIRVAIVKDGNRAELARVTLGRDFGNEVEVVAGLKGDEVLIVNPPDSLVSGESVRIMQSDKDK; this comes from the coding sequence ATGATACGGAACGCCCTCATCACCATCCTCGCGCTGACAGTTGTCGGCGGTGTCGTCTACTCCGGAATCGCGCCGCGATTGAGAGCCGACGACGAACTCCGGACGGAGACAACGAGGCTCGCGGCTCGAACCGTGACTGTGATTGAGCCGAAGCGCGGCACACTCACGCAGGAAATCACGTTGCCGGCGAACATTCAGCCCTATACGGATGCGCCCATCTACGCACGCACCGACGGTTATCTCAAACACTGGTATGCCGATATCGGAGCCCACGTCAAAGCCGGGCAGCTTCTGGCAGAAATCGATACGCCGGAAATCGATCATCAGGTCGCGCAGGCGAGGGCCGATTTTGCCACCGCTCAAACGAACATGCATCTCTCCGATATCACCTCCGCCCGTTTACAGGATCTGATCAAAACAGACGCCGTCTCGAAGCAGGAAGTGGACAATGCCGTCAGCGATTTCCAGGCAAAGAAATCGATGACTGAGTCGGCTCGGGCCGCCCTGAAACGGCTGGAAGAAACGCAATCCTTTGAGAAGATCTTCGCCCCGTTCGACGGCGTCATAACAGCACGCAGCACCGATATCGGGGCCCTCATCACGAGCGGAAGTTCCACAACGAAGGAACTCTTCCACATCACCGCGACCGATCGCATGCGCGTCTATGTGAACGTTCCGGAAGCCTATTCGCAGGCCGCCAAGCCCGGCCTCGTTGCCGACCTGACGCTGCAGGAATTTCCGGGAAGAAAGTTCAGGGCCGCATTCACGACGACATCGGAAGCGATTGATCCTGCTTCCCACACACTGCTGGTTCAGTTCGATGTGCCGAATCCTGCAGGTGAGTTGCTTCCCGGATCGTACGCGGAGATTCATTTGAAACTCGCATCATCGGCGTCGACTTTCATTCTGCCGATCAATGCGCTGCTTTTCCGGTCGGAAGGTATCCGAGTCGCTATTGTCAAGGATGGCAATCGGGCGGAACTTGCGCGGGTAACGCTCGGCCGGGACTTCGGGAACGAAGTCGAAGTCGTCGCCGGATTGAAAGGCGACGAAGTTCTGATCGTGAATCCGCCGGATTCACTGGTTTCCGGAGAGTCCGTTCGCATCATGCAATCGGACAAGGACAAATAA